A region of the Candidatus Poribacteria bacterium genome:
CCTAGATCCCGTCTCTTACGATAGATCGTCCTCATGCTCTCCATCAACTTCTCCGCCTCCCTCTCGATCCACACCGGTTCGTCCATGAGCACGAGGCTGTCTTCGGGCAGGTAGTCGAGGATCGTCCCGGCATCGGGATATATGAAGATCAGATACGGGTCCAATCCCTCCAGATCCTCCACCCCGCTGATCCTCATATCCAGCTCCTCAAGCTTCTCGCGGATGGCGGGATTTCGCTCCTGGCTGTAGAGCCTTTCGAACCTCTCCTCCCACTCCTCGATCGCCTCATCCTCTAACACGAACTCCCTTGCGGGCGGGATTGTGATCTCATCCATGTGGGAGATGGAGCGCTGGGTGGACGGATCGAAAGATCGGATGGAATCTATCTCATCGCCGAAGAACTCCAGCCTGACGGGCAGGTCGGCCGTCAACGGATAGACGTCCAGTATCCCGCCTCGAAGGGCGAACTGCCCCTTCACCTCAACCATCGGCACCCGATCATATCCGGATCGCTCAAGCCTTTCGGCCAGCTTCAGTGGAGAGATCTCAGTGCCGCGGCGAAGTCTGAAGAGGTTTCGGGACAGGACCCTCTTGGGGATTATCCTGTGCATCAGGGCGGCGATAGGGCAGATCGTCACGGTGCTCTCACCCTCTATCAACGCCGCCAGGGCCGACATGTGATCGGCTATAACCCCCTTAGGCGGGGAGGTATCGGCATATATATGCGAATGCCACTCCGGGAAGATCCTAAGCCTCTCCTCGCCGATCCAGCTCAGATCGGCGAACAGCTTCTCCGCCTCCTCCTGTGATGAGGTGATCGTCAGTATGGGGAGGTTCATTTCCTCATGCAGCGAGGCCACAAGCAGCGATCGGGCTGAGCCGTACAGCGAATGTACGGATATCAACCTCTCGCCCGATCTCAACCTATCCGTGAGCTCCGCATATGCCCTTAGCCTTTTAAATCTATCCAGAATATCCCTCATACCTACCTTCCCCAACCTCACGGCTGAAAAACGATGAAGGCCGAGTTCAGTTTACCTAAGGGTGTATAAGAAAGGAGAGGTTTTATCCTTATCTAAGCGTTGAAAAGCCCTGGCACTTTACGGCGTCCTCTTGACGATGAAGATCGAAGGGGATTATAATTTTGCAGGCGAATTTGCTCCTCTCTGTGCGAGTGGGAGCGTTACTTCAAAATTCACATAAAGGGGGGTAGTTGATGAGAACTGTTATTTTTGTCCTCACGATGTTCTGTTTGGCGGGCTCGCTGCTTTCAGCGGGTGTCGCGAAGCTCTCAGATGACAAGGCTTTGATCCTGTATCTGCCCTTTGATGAGGGAAATGGGGACAAAACCTATGACCTGTCGAAATCCGGTCTCGTCGGAAAGCTGGTCAAGAATCCGAAATGGGTGGATGGGAAGTTCGGCAAGGCGCTGGAGTTCGATGGCAAGAGCAATTATGTGCAGATCGATGAGGATTTCAGCCCACAGGCCGAGGAGGAAGAGGGGGAGCTCTCCATCTGCGCCTGGGTGAAGGTGCTCAATGTAGCTACCGACGCGCACTCACAGACCAGACAACCCATCGTCATGAAGGGGTTCTCAGGGGAATGGGAATATGCATTATATGTCTATGACGACCTAGGCGCTGGATTTTCCCTGTGGCAGTGCGGTGGATCGGGTCATAGCGAGCCACATGGTGGGGCACTGACCAAAGATGAATGGCATTTCGTCGCCGGAACCTATAAGCTGAAGGGGGATACCAAGGTCTACATCGATGGTAAGGTTGTTATCACCGATTCGAGCCGAAGGGGCAAAGCCTGTAACGGAACCAGGCCCATAATGATCGCTCACAGGGAGGACGGCCAGTTCCTCAATGCCGTGATAGATGAGGTGAGCATGTGGTCAAGGGAACTGAGCGAGGATGAGATCAACCAATTGATGAAAGGTCCTCTGATGGTAGCCGTTAACCCGTCAGGACTTTTGACAACCTGTTGGGGACGGCTGAAATCGGAGAGATAGATTTCCGACATGGCGGGGAGACAGGCGATTCCTGTCTCCCTTGAAGATCCTTTACATCAACGATATATATGGAGTCCGGGGATGAAAAAGGTGGAGATATCGGTCGTCGTTCCAGTCTATAACGAGGTCGAAAATCTGGAGGAACTTCATCGAAGGCTTACCGAGGAGCTGAGGAAACTGAACAGATCATATGAGATCATTATAGTGGATGACGGCAGCGATGACGGCAGCTATGAGCTGCTGAGGAAATTGACCGAGAAGGATCGACATCTTAAGGTAATTCGGTTCAGGCGGAATTTCGGACAGACTCCTGCTCTGAGCGCGGGATTTGATTTCGCGAAGGGAGAGATAATCATCACCATGGACGGCGATCTGCAGAACGATCCGGCTGACATCGGTCTACTGATAGAGAAACTCCAGGAGGGATATGATCTCGTGGCCGGATGGAGGGCCGACAGGAAGGATAAACTGCTTCTCAGAAAGATCCCCTCATGGCTCGCCAATCGTCTGATCAAAAAGAGCACAGGGATCAAGTTGCATGACTTCGGCTGCACTCTGAGGGCGTATAAAAGCGATCTGGTTAGGGATATCAAACTTTATGGTGAAATGCATCGATTTATACCTGCTCTGGCCGCACTGGCCGGGGCGAGGATAGCTGAGATCAAGGTCAGGCATCATCCCAGGCTACATGGCAGGTCGAAGTATGGCATCTCCCGAACGATCAGAGTACTCCTCGACCTCATAACCGTTAATTTTCTCCTCCGTTATGCCACAAGACCCATTCAAGTCTTCGGGCTGGTCGGGCTGATATCAGGGACGATCGGGTTTCTCATTTGCACCTATCTCTCCATAGGCAAGCTGTTCCTCCCCGATCCGTATAAGATCTCTCTTCTCGAACACATGCCGCTTCTGATGCTTGGGATACTGCTGATCTTGGTCGGCGTCCAGTTCATTTCAATGGGGCTGTTGGGTGAGCTGATCGTCAGAACCTATTTCGAATCCCAGAATAAGCCGATATATTATGTGCGGGAGGTAATCGGCAGGGAGGAAAGAGGATGAGGGATATAGCGCTTATATTGGTCAACGTGCTTTTTACGGTGATGGGGCATACGATGTTAAAGCAGGGGATGAGCCAAGTAGGTAGGATAACGGGAAACCTGGATGTGATCAAGAGCTCATTTATCAGAGCAGCATCAAACCCATTCGTCATATTTGGGCTTCTGATCTTCGTCTTCACCTCGATGTTATGGCTGGTGGTTCTGTCAAGGGTTCCGCTGAGCATGGCATACCCGATGTTAAGCCTGAGCTATGTGTTCGCCATATTCATCTCATGGTTTATATTTAAAGAACACATACCATGGACGAGGGTGGTAGGAGCGGTCATCATCTGCGGCGGGGTATACCTCGTATCACTGAAATGAGGAGGAGGAAATGGCGGAGATAGGAACTGGAAAGCCCTCGTGGAGGGCGATGCTGATGTCGCTCTTCCTGCCGGGCTCTGGGCAGATTTACCTTCGAAAATGGGGTAAGGGAATCTTGATCCTTATCGTGGTTTTATCTGGAATCCTCATCTCGTATATCAACGCTTATCCCTCCAAGGAGTATCTCATCTGTAACTGGAGCGGAGGCAGAAAAATAGTCTTCAGGCCCGTCAGATATCTTTTCTACACTGGAATAGCTCAAGCCCTGGCCGCATGGATATGGGGTGTCGTCGACGGGTGGAAGGGAAGGCGGAAAATTAAATAGGCGGTACCCCTCCCCCACCGCTCGTTTCATCCCTGTAACCACCGGATTCGTTGTCGTTCGTGCCTCCTCCGATATTGCTGCTACCG
Encoded here:
- a CDS encoding glycosyltransferase family 2 protein; translation: MKKVEISVVVPVYNEVENLEELHRRLTEELRKLNRSYEIIIVDDGSDDGSYELLRKLTEKDRHLKVIRFRRNFGQTPALSAGFDFAKGEIIITMDGDLQNDPADIGLLIEKLQEGYDLVAGWRADRKDKLLLRKIPSWLANRLIKKSTGIKLHDFGCTLRAYKSDLVRDIKLYGEMHRFIPALAALAGARIAEIKVRHHPRLHGRSKYGISRTIRVLLDLITVNFLLRYATRPIQVFGLVGLISGTIGFLICTYLSIGKLFLPDPYKISLLEHMPLLMLGILLILVGVQFISMGLLGELIVRTYFESQNKPIYYVREVIGREERG
- a CDS encoding LamG domain-containing protein, encoding MRTVIFVLTMFCLAGSLLSAGVAKLSDDKALILYLPFDEGNGDKTYDLSKSGLVGKLVKNPKWVDGKFGKALEFDGKSNYVQIDEDFSPQAEEEEGELSICAWVKVLNVATDAHSQTRQPIVMKGFSGEWEYALYVYDDLGAGFSLWQCGGSGHSEPHGGALTKDEWHFVAGTYKLKGDTKVYIDGKVVITDSSRRGKACNGTRPIMIAHREDGQFLNAVIDEVSMWSRELSEDEINQLMKGPLMVAVNPSGLLTTCWGRLKSER
- a CDS encoding EamA family transporter produces the protein MRDIALILVNVLFTVMGHTMLKQGMSQVGRITGNLDVIKSSFIRAASNPFVIFGLLIFVFTSMLWLVVLSRVPLSMAYPMLSLSYVFAIFISWFIFKEHIPWTRVVGAVIICGGVYLVSLK